A region of Desertifilum tharense IPPAS B-1220 DNA encodes the following proteins:
- a CDS encoding UDP-N-acetylmuramoyl-L-alanyl-D-glutamate--2,6-diaminopimelate ligase has product MKLKALLAKIPGLSVPDHPALEMEVKGLTTNSHACQAGDVFLGMPGTRVDGGDFWESAIASGAIAALVSPQAAAKTPTGEACVIPVANMQQACAQVATAFYGDPAAQLKLAGVTGTNGKTTTTHLIEFFLSQAPIPTALLGTLYARWPGFQQTAIHTTPFALELQEQLAQAVSAGCEAAVMEVSSHALAQGRVTGCLFEVAVFTNLTQDHLDYHKDMEDYFNAKALLFSPDYLKGRAIVNLDDPYGRRLIERLQPEQVWTYSTQESSADLWTSDIVYEPAGVKGRLHTPQGEIEFSSPLVGQFNLANLLAAVGAALHLGVELRVIVEKLPQFVGVPGRMERVQVSPQQEMTVIVDYAHTPDSLENLLKAARPFIPGRMICVFGCGGDRDRTKRPIMGKIAAQLADVAVVTSDNPRTEDPERILQDILAGIPDTVEPMVIGDRAEAIRRAIHLAQPGDGVLIAGKGHEDYQILGTEKIHFDDREQARAALESLFVS; this is encoded by the coding sequence ATGAAGTTAAAAGCGTTGTTAGCGAAGATTCCGGGTTTAAGCGTTCCCGACCATCCGGCTTTGGAAATGGAAGTTAAAGGCTTGACCACCAATTCTCACGCTTGTCAAGCTGGGGATGTGTTTTTAGGGATGCCGGGGACTCGCGTGGATGGGGGCGATTTTTGGGAAAGCGCGATCGCCTCTGGTGCGATCGCCGCCTTAGTTTCCCCTCAAGCAGCGGCGAAAACCCCGACGGGCGAAGCCTGCGTGATTCCAGTCGCCAATATGCAGCAAGCCTGCGCCCAGGTTGCGACCGCTTTTTATGGCGATCCGGCTGCCCAGTTAAAACTCGCTGGCGTCACCGGAACCAATGGCAAAACCACCACCACTCACTTAATTGAATTCTTCCTTAGCCAAGCCCCCATCCCTACCGCCCTGTTGGGAACCCTCTACGCCCGCTGGCCTGGCTTTCAACAAACCGCCATTCACACCACGCCCTTTGCCCTAGAGTTGCAGGAACAACTCGCCCAAGCCGTTAGCGCAGGTTGTGAAGCTGCCGTCATGGAAGTCAGTTCCCACGCGCTGGCCCAAGGGCGAGTTACTGGTTGTCTGTTCGAGGTAGCTGTGTTCACGAACTTGACACAAGACCATCTAGACTACCACAAAGACATGGAGGATTACTTTAACGCCAAAGCCCTCCTATTTAGCCCGGACTACCTCAAAGGCAGGGCAATTGTCAATTTAGACGATCCCTATGGTCGGCGCTTAATCGAACGCTTGCAACCCGAACAAGTCTGGACGTACAGCACCCAGGAAAGTAGCGCCGACTTGTGGACGAGCGATATTGTTTACGAACCCGCAGGTGTTAAAGGTCGCTTGCATACCCCCCAAGGGGAAATTGAATTCTCCTCTCCCTTAGTCGGTCAATTTAATTTAGCGAACCTGTTAGCAGCCGTGGGTGCGGCGTTGCATCTGGGGGTAGAACTGCGCGTCATCGTCGAAAAACTCCCGCAATTTGTAGGCGTTCCAGGACGGATGGAACGGGTACAAGTCTCTCCCCAGCAAGAAATGACCGTGATTGTAGACTACGCCCACACGCCCGATAGCTTGGAAAACTTGCTGAAAGCCGCGCGACCGTTTATTCCGGGGCGGATGATTTGCGTATTTGGCTGCGGAGGCGATCGCGATCGCACCAAACGCCCGATCATGGGTAAAATTGCCGCTCAACTGGCTGACGTGGCTGTTGTCACCTCCGATAACCCCCGCACCGAAGATCCAGAGCGAATTTTACAGGATATTTTAGCGGGAATTCCCGATACCGTAGAACCGATGGTGATTGGCGATCGCGCCGAAGCCATCCGCCGTGCCATTCACCTAGCCCAACCGGGAGACGGGGTTTTAATTGCCGGAAAAGGTCACGAAGACTATCAAATCCTGGGAACCGAAAAAATCCACTTTGACGACCGCGAACAGGCCCGCGCGGCGTTAGAATCGCTCTTCGTCAGCTAG
- a CDS encoding glutaredoxin family protein: MTKPVLILYSKPGCHLCEGLQEKLAQIQGIDFELELRDITQREDWFQAYQYEIPVLMLRGETGEKPIPRPSPRASVAQLTQLLQKYWVLDPSH; the protein is encoded by the coding sequence ATGACTAAACCCGTTTTAATTCTCTATAGCAAACCCGGTTGTCATCTGTGCGAAGGATTGCAGGAAAAGCTGGCTCAGATTCAGGGGATCGACTTTGAATTGGAACTGCGCGATATTACTCAGCGCGAGGATTGGTTTCAAGCCTATCAGTACGAAATTCCGGTGCTGATGCTTCGCGGGGAAACGGGAGAAAAACCGATTCCCCGTCCTTCCCCACGAGCTAGCGTTGCCCAATTGACGCAATTGTTACAGAAATATTGGGTTCTCGATCCGTCACACTAA
- a CDS encoding ATP-binding protein encodes MTDSLYNLVLNCQGKRAEPLQVSLSTLRSTMGAMIDLLIERQISAQLWVKLPQHAEWFSELHCYSEQVETAIVYWTGNENGIPIDPSQKWQRLAVSAESAMQREFWLAIASESLNAILVAHQPPLKVAGEDLNPPLLALLSFETATLEKAIRHLGKADVGMLKSDPERALPVLHSLIPQLIQRLQAVAQPITIAPELSSSTEAEVLLEELRSKDRFLNNVVQELRMPLTNMIAALTLLNSPKLRPDQRQRYFNLLNNECNRQRSLIDSLLDLLELERTQEQVQLRRVLLSEVIPGVVSTYQPIAREKGITLGYTISSNLPPVSCLDHWLRQITVKLLHNAIKFTPPGGQVQAIAKQHGDFVEIEFQDTGIGIPRHELPHIFDRFYRVRSSASESGEDLSPELSTGTGLGLAIVRQLLLCCGGSITVNSQVGKGSVFKVLLPIYR; translated from the coding sequence ATGACCGACTCTTTATACAACTTGGTTCTAAATTGCCAAGGCAAGCGTGCAGAACCCTTGCAAGTCAGTCTCTCTACCCTCAGATCGACAATGGGGGCGATGATTGACTTGCTCATTGAGCGGCAGATTTCTGCCCAGCTTTGGGTAAAGTTACCCCAACATGCAGAATGGTTCTCTGAGTTGCACTGCTACAGCGAGCAAGTTGAAACGGCGATCGTTTATTGGACGGGGAATGAAAATGGCATCCCGATCGATCCCTCGCAGAAGTGGCAGCGCCTTGCTGTATCGGCCGAGAGTGCCATGCAGCGAGAATTTTGGTTGGCGATCGCCTCGGAGTCCTTAAACGCCATTCTGGTGGCCCATCAGCCTCCTTTAAAGGTTGCGGGGGAAGACCTCAATCCTCCGTTACTGGCTCTCCTCAGCTTTGAAACGGCCACCCTTGAGAAAGCCATTCGCCATCTGGGGAAGGCGGATGTGGGGATGCTGAAAAGCGATCCTGAACGGGCCCTACCTGTATTGCACAGTCTCATTCCCCAGTTAATTCAACGCCTCCAAGCTGTTGCTCAACCGATAACGATCGCGCCGGAACTCTCTAGCAGCACGGAAGCTGAGGTCTTGCTTGAGGAGTTGCGCTCGAAGGATCGATTTTTGAATAATGTGGTTCAGGAGTTGCGAATGCCCCTGACGAATATGATTGCAGCCTTGACGCTCTTGAATTCGCCGAAGCTTAGGCCCGATCAACGCCAGCGCTATTTTAATCTGCTGAATAATGAGTGCAACCGCCAGCGATCGCTCATCGATAGCCTGCTCGATCTGCTCGAACTCGAACGCACCCAAGAACAAGTCCAGTTGCGCCGCGTGTTGCTCTCGGAGGTGATACCGGGGGTTGTGAGTACCTATCAGCCGATCGCCCGCGAAAAAGGGATTACCCTCGGCTATACCATTTCGAGTAACTTACCCCCCGTCTCCTGTTTAGACCACTGGTTGCGGCAAATTACCGTGAAGTTATTGCATAATGCGATTAAATTTACCCCACCTGGGGGACAAGTCCAAGCGATCGCCAAACAGCACGGCGACTTTGTGGAAATTGAATTTCAAGATACCGGGATCGGCATTCCCCGCCACGAACTCCCCCATATTTTCGATCGCTTTTACCGGGTGCGTTCTTCGGCGAGCGAGTCGGGAGAAGATTTGTCTCCAGAACTGTCAACAGGAACGGGTTTAGGTTTAGCCATTGTGCGCCAGCTTTTACTGTGTTGCGGCGGTTCAATTACCGTCAATAGCCAAGTGGGGAAGGGATCGGTGTTTAAGGTTCTGCTCCCCATTTATCGTTAA
- the cysH gene encoding phosphoadenosine phosphosulfate reductase: MSDSTTSTVQDQTNFNLDKINQRLEHSHPREVLAWCLQNIPTGFVQTSAFNIDDMVITDILYRDLKSTTPVPVIFLDTLYHFPETLNLVDQAKAVYNLDLRVYKVPEVDTREAFAQKFGEALWDTDIEKFHHITKIEPLQRGLDELNTVAWITGRRRDQAPTRATMPIVERDAKGRLKVNPLANWTRKESWAYAFEHDVIYNPLHDQGYPSIGDEPITTKVQDGEDERAGRWRGSGKTECGIHI; this comes from the coding sequence ATGAGCGATTCCACGACCTCCACAGTCCAAGATCAGACTAACTTTAACCTGGATAAAATCAACCAGAGACTGGAACACTCTCATCCTAGAGAAGTTTTAGCTTGGTGCTTGCAAAACATTCCCACAGGTTTCGTCCAAACAAGCGCCTTCAATATCGATGATATGGTAATCACCGATATTCTTTACCGCGATCTCAAATCCACTACCCCAGTTCCAGTGATTTTTCTGGACACCCTGTATCATTTCCCGGAAACGCTAAATTTAGTTGACCAGGCTAAAGCCGTCTACAATCTGGATTTGCGGGTTTACAAAGTACCTGAAGTGGACACTCGCGAAGCTTTTGCTCAAAAATTTGGCGAGGCGCTATGGGACACAGACATTGAAAAGTTCCATCACATCACTAAAATTGAACCCTTGCAACGGGGATTAGACGAACTCAATACCGTTGCCTGGATTACCGGCCGCCGCCGCGACCAAGCGCCCACCCGCGCCACCATGCCCATTGTCGAACGCGATGCCAAAGGACGCTTAAAAGTCAATCCTTTAGCCAATTGGACGCGCAAGGAATCCTGGGCCTATGCCTTCGAGCATGATGTCATTTACAACCCCCTGCACGACCAAGGCTATCCCAGCATCGGCGACGAACCGATTACCACCAAAGTCCAAGACGGTGAAGACGAACGCGCTGGACGTTGGCGGGGAAGCGGCAAAACTGAGTGCGGTATTCACATCTAA